A window of Anaerohalosphaeraceae bacterium genomic DNA:
CAGACGGACTGCTCCTGCGAAGAAATCCTTCGGGCAAAATATAATTCCTTAAACTCCGCCGGCCGGATTTTTCCATCCGGTTCAACCCGACGCGCCTGGGCCGACTGGAGGATTTCGCTGGTCTGCGGGGTTCCCTGCACACCGGCGACAAGATTGACTTTGCCCTTCATCACGTGCACTTCGGCCTCTCCCCCGCCGCGCACCTCCAGCCCGAATTCCGTGCCCAAATCCACCACGCGCGAACCGGGACATTCAACGGTAAAACCGATAGCGGTATTGGGAACGGAGGCAAAGACCTTTCCGCTGAAAAGACGCATCTGGTTTTCTGAGAGCAGCTTGAAACGGGCGGGACCTTCGAGCACGACTTCGGCGCCGGAATCGAAACGAATGGAAATGAAGCCGCCGAGCAGTTCTTTCGGACGGACGGAAAGACGGTCCTGCGGCTGAAGAGGATTTTGGCCGGAGGCCCAGCGGGCATTGACCGAATCAGTCAGGGTTGCCACCGCCGGCGAAGCAAAAAACTGCGCATACACCACGATAAAAAGCATGGCAGCGACGGATACCGCAATCCCAAACAAAGACAGCCGGCTGACACGGCGGCGCGGGGACATCGGAGCAGCCGGCGGTTCCGAAACAGCCGGCTCAACCGGACGCTCCACCGGCACCAGTTCCGCCGTCTGTTCGTGCCGGGCCAGCTGCTGCCACAGCTGTGCATCCAGAACCTCTTCCGTCGAAGAGGCGGCCTGCGGCGCGTGTTCCAGAAGGGTCCGAAGGTGCATATGGATCTGCAGAAACTCCACATAATACCGGCGGACCTGCGGCTGTTCGACAATCAGACGGTCCAGCTCGCGAATTTCCTCCTCTTCAATTCGCCCGTCCAGCGACTTGCAGATCAGATACCGTACACGATAAAAGATTTTTTCCTCTGCATTCATGGTCGTTCTCCCGCCGCCAGCGTTCGCCGCACACAATTCAGCAGCCAGTCGTTCAGCCGAGCGGTATAACGATAAACGGCATCGATGGATGCGCCGACTTTCTGTGCCACAAGGCGGGCACTGGAGCCGTCATAATAGCGCATCCGGATAAACTGCTGGTCTTTGTCGGACAGTTTATTCAGGCAGTTGCGCAGGGCCTGAAGCCGGTCCTGACTCTGCTCCTGCACCTTTTCCGTTTCGGAAATCAGCAGGTCATAGGCCTCTTCGCTCAGACACAGGCGGGAACGTTTGTTTTGTTTTCGGTAATTGAGGATCTGGTATTTGGCGATGGTGACTGCCCAGGAAACGAAGTTGGTTCCCGGTTCAAATTTATGGAAGTTTTTCCACATCACCGCTGCCGTTTCCTGCATAATGTCATCGGCATCCGAATCATTGGGGACCATACTGATGATGTAGGCATAGATTCGGGCGTGGTTGGCCGTAAGCAGTTTGACGAACGGCGTTCGGGCCTTCAGAAAATCGGATGTCTTTTCGTTTTCCTGTGTCATCGTCCTGCCTAATTTACTGTCTTGCTCTGTGCAGTCCGTTTTTCCCGTTCACCCCTTCTGCAATAGCCGAAAGTCTGGTTTGTCAGCGGTTTTTTCTCGGCTGGGAGCTAATTTTATTCCCCTGGGTTCCGAAGGGAAGAAAAACGGGCTTGCCTGCCGAAAGCGAACAAGCCCGTTTTTACCCTCCTGTCCTCTCCTGCTACCGCCTGCGGCGAAGGACGGACAGTCCGCCCAGCCCCAGCAGGACCAAAGAAGCCGGTTCCGGGACAAGCACTTTGATATTGTCAAAGTAGTAAATTGCCATCGCCGGATAAATCGGCTCGCCGGTAATGGGGTCGTTTTCATTGCTGCCGGTGTTGCTGATAAAGCCGATGTTGGCCCAGCCGGTGGCGCCGCCCATCTTGGCCATTGCTTCTTCGGAAATCTGGAAGACGAGCGTTTGCGTGCTTCCGATGGCGACATTCTGCCAGTCAAAGACGCTCCACATGGTCTGTGCCCAGCCAGCTTCGGCACCGAGACCGGTGTTGATCAGCAGGCCGATGGATGCCCAGCCGGCGGGAAAATCATTGGCGAAAGTCGTAATGTCCACGGAGACTTTCCCATAGGCGGCCAGTTTGGCTTGAGCCGGTGTTCCCAGCAGCGCCCCTTCAATCGTATTGTCCCATCCTCCCTGGACTTGCGTCATTTTCATCGACCACTCCCCCAGGGTTGCGTTGGCCTGCACGGGAGTGGAGGAATCCCCCGGCTGCCAGCCGCCGGTCCACCAGCCGTCGTTGGAGTTTTCGAAATTGCCGACAACGATGTCGGCCCAGGCGGAGGAGGCCAGTACAAGAGATACAAGACACAGAATTGCTTTTGCTTTCATCTTTCCTTCTCCTAAAGAGTTACAAACGTTTCTTTCTCTCACACACTTCCACACTTCACACACACGGGACAAGGGTACTCCGTAAAGCAATAGCCGTTAAATGGGGTGCTTTGCGCAGATTTTGTGAAAAAACGACTGTATTTTTGCTTTTCCGAGATGACAAAAAATGTATGTATGACGTACAAAAATTGTATAGAATATAAAAGCAAGAAAATATAGATAAATAGAAAAGAGACAATGAAAATCTTCTTTGGGTTTTTGGGGAAATTTTTTGATGTTCACATTTTGAATATCAGCGAGTTCGGCATTTTGCGGTTTACTTTATTTCAACGGACAGGCAAAGAGATATAATACTCCAAACCAAGTGGAAGAAATGATAAATTGGGATG
This region includes:
- a CDS encoding NPCBM/NEW2 domain-containing protein, translated to MNAEEKIFYRVRYLICKSLDGRIEEEEIRELDRLIVEQPQVRRYYVEFLQIHMHLRTLLEHAPQAASSTEEVLDAQLWQQLARHEQTAELVPVERPVEPAVSEPPAAPMSPRRRVSRLSLFGIAVSVAAMLFIVVYAQFFASPAVATLTDSVNARWASGQNPLQPQDRLSVRPKELLGGFISIRFDSGAEVVLEGPARFKLLSENQMRLFSGKVFASVPNTAIGFTVECPGSRVVDLGTEFGLEVRGGGEAEVHVMKGKVNLVAGVQGTPQTSEILQSAQARRVEPDGKIRPAEFKELYFARRISSQEQSVWYGQTYLDLANLAAGGSGKESVPSPMGIDPAAGQVHPEAEQGYIRSGSGAYHPVSVLPFVDGVFVPNGGQQPVQVSSAGHTFGGFPRTAGEYWADILTQPIIYTARLGDNQELLKGQPMEVSLEPSKTPSSVLVIHSNAGITFDLDALRRQYPNLEIVRFTARCGVSANALAQMANEFWVLVDGQVRFHHLNPHQQASIQKINIEIRPEERFLTLAVTDGGDGISYDWCLFEQPRLELRGKY
- a CDS encoding sigma-70 family RNA polymerase sigma factor; this encodes MTQENEKTSDFLKARTPFVKLLTANHARIYAYIISMVPNDSDADDIMQETAAVMWKNFHKFEPGTNFVSWAVTIAKYQILNYRKQNKRSRLCLSEEAYDLLISETEKVQEQSQDRLQALRNCLNKLSDKDQQFIRMRYYDGSSARLVAQKVGASIDAVYRYTARLNDWLLNCVRRTLAAGERP
- a CDS encoding PEP-CTERM sorting domain-containing protein — translated: MKAKAILCLVSLVLASSAWADIVVGNFENSNDGWWTGGWQPGDSSTPVQANATLGEWSMKMTQVQGGWDNTIEGALLGTPAQAKLAAYGKVSVDITTFANDFPAGWASIGLLINTGLGAEAGWAQTMWSVFDWQNVAIGSTQTLVFQISEEAMAKMGGATGWANIGFISNTGSNENDPITGEPIYPAMAIYYFDNIKVLVPEPASLVLLGLGGLSVLRRRR